The Streptococcus pluranimalium genome contains a region encoding:
- the era gene encoding GTPase Era, with the protein MSFKSGFVAILGRPNVGKSTFLNYVMGQKIAIMSDKAQTTRNKIMGIYTTDTEQIVFIDTPGIHKPKTALGDFMVESAYSTLREVETVLFMVPADEARGKGDDMIIERLKAAKVPVILVINKIDKVHPEQLLAQIDDFKDQMDFKEIVPISATQGNNVNRLMEILKDNLEEGFQYFPEDQITDHPERFLVSEMIREKVLHLTQQEVPHSIAVVVDSMKRDEDTDKVHIRATIMVERDSQKGIVIGKQGAMLKKIGTMARRDIELMLGDKVFLETWVKVKKNWRDKKLDLADFGYNQKEY; encoded by the coding sequence ATGTCATTTAAAAGTGGATTTGTGGCGATTTTAGGTCGTCCAAACGTTGGAAAATCAACCTTTTTGAATTATGTCATGGGGCAAAAAATTGCTATCATGAGTGATAAGGCGCAAACAACGCGCAATAAAATCATGGGGATCTATACTACAGATACTGAACAAATCGTTTTTATCGATACGCCAGGGATTCATAAACCTAAGACAGCCTTGGGGGACTTCATGGTAGAATCTGCCTACAGTACCCTTCGTGAAGTGGAAACAGTTCTTTTTATGGTGCCAGCAGATGAAGCGCGTGGTAAGGGTGACGATATGATTATTGAACGCCTAAAAGCGGCTAAAGTTCCTGTCATCTTGGTGATTAACAAGATTGATAAGGTGCATCCTGAGCAGCTCTTGGCACAGATTGATGATTTTAAAGACCAAATGGACTTTAAAGAAATCGTTCCGATCTCAGCGACACAAGGGAATAATGTCAATCGTCTGATGGAAATCCTTAAAGATAATCTTGAGGAAGGTTTCCAATATTTCCCAGAAGATCAGATTACCGATCATCCAGAGCGTTTCTTAGTTTCCGAAATGATCCGCGAAAAAGTCCTTCATTTAACCCAACAAGAAGTTCCGCACTCTATCGCCGTGGTTGTTGATTCTATGAAACGTGATGAGGACACAGATAAGGTTCATATCCGCGCAACCATTATGGTTGAACGTGACAGCCAAAAAGGGATTGTCATCGGTAAACAAGGTGCCATGCTCAAGAAAATAGGAACCATGGCTCGTCGTGACATCGAACTCATGCTAGGAGATAAGGTTTTCCTCGAAACCTGGGTCAAGGTCAAGAAAAACTGGCGTGATAAGAAGCTTGATTTAGCAGATTTTGGTTATAATCAGAAAGAGTATTAA
- a CDS encoding diacylglycerol kinase family protein produces MDSQDNKQKKWKNRTLTASMEFAITGVVNAYKEERNMRKHMISALLAIIAGLVFQISALEWLFLLLSIFLVISFEIINSAIENVVDLASDYHFSMLAKNAKDMAAGAVLVISVYALITGLIIFVPKMWNLVFG; encoded by the coding sequence ATGGACTCACAAGACAATAAGCAAAAAAAATGGAAAAACCGAACCCTAACAGCTAGCATGGAGTTTGCCATAACTGGGGTGGTCAACGCCTATAAGGAAGAGCGTAATATGCGTAAGCACATGATTTCGGCTCTTCTAGCAATTATAGCAGGACTTGTTTTTCAAATTTCAGCCCTAGAGTGGTTGTTTTTACTCCTAAGTATCTTTTTGGTAATTTCTTTTGAGATTATCAATTCAGCCATCGAAAATGTCGTGGACTTGGCGAGTGATTACCATTTCTCCATGTTGGCAAAAAATGCTAAAGACATGGCTGCGGGAGCGGTTTTGGTGATTTCGGTCTATGCCTTAATAACTGGCTTAATCATCTTTGTTCCCAAGATGTGGAACCTGGTTTTTGGATAA
- the coaE gene encoding dephospho-CoA kinase (Dephospho-CoA kinase (CoaE) performs the final step in coenzyme A biosynthesis.), which yields MTKTIGITGGIASGKSTVTNYLRQKGFQVIDADAVVHELQAKGGKLYDILVDFYGNKILAPDGQLDRQALSEQFFSDDTVRAQVSALQNTIIRQELLARRDALLQKHEVVFMDIPLLFELDYQSQLDQVWLVYLDPAQQLNRLMKRNNYSEEQARKRIATQLSLDEKRHLADRIIDNSGDLSMTYELVDDLLEEVCHVEK from the coding sequence ATGACTAAGACCATTGGAATTACTGGCGGCATTGCTTCAGGCAAGTCAACGGTGACAAACTATTTACGCCAAAAAGGCTTCCAAGTCATTGATGCGGACGCTGTCGTCCATGAGCTTCAGGCTAAGGGAGGCAAACTCTATGATATCTTAGTAGATTTTTATGGGAATAAAATCCTAGCTCCTGATGGCCAATTGGATAGACAAGCTCTGTCTGAGCAATTTTTCTCGGATGATACTGTTCGTGCTCAGGTGTCAGCTTTGCAGAATACTATTATTCGGCAGGAACTGCTGGCGAGACGTGACGCCTTACTGCAAAAACATGAAGTGGTTTTCATGGATATTCCGCTCTTGTTTGAATTGGATTATCAAAGCCAGCTCGACCAAGTCTGGCTTGTTTACCTTGATCCCGCGCAGCAGTTGAACCGTCTCATGAAGCGAAATAACTATTCAGAAGAACAGGCTCGAAAACGCATAGCAACGCAGCTTTCTTTAGACGAAAAAAGGCACTTGGCTGATCGGATAATCGATAATAGTGGTGATTTATCCATGACTTATGAGCTGGTGGATGATTTGTTAGAGGAAGTGTGTCATGTCGAAAAGTAA
- a CDS encoding mechanosensitive ion channel, producing MDTLSRFTESIFGALPGAIRIIVLILVALIVAALVKKLVIKGLTKLAPVAKLSKWGLVKPTQDEKALVKGFGQFAYFLVIVFFLPAILSGLGVSSVVDPISNMFAKFFGFLPNAVAAGLILFVGVFLCKFVKNLVSSLLVKLPFEKWMSKLFDQDVDQAKVNEIKIADVLSSIVYVLLFIPILTLALETLGIKSLSEPIVSLLNQVISFIPNILVAVVLLAIGGFIAKLLSNLLEKVLKASGIDKYSQYLSVKGQADYQISTVLANIVSAIILVFFFVQALATLNLSVLNTIGLAVIAYLPAVISSLAILGLAIVLGNVLAGFIAKSTSSKALGEVVRYGLIALAIFMALDQLNIAQTIVQTTFTIILGAVAVAFALAFGLGGKDFAARQLEKLENFLNKK from the coding sequence ATGGATACATTATCTAGATTCACAGAATCTATCTTTGGAGCTCTTCCAGGTGCCATTCGTATCATCGTTTTAATCCTTGTAGCCCTTATCGTAGCTGCTCTTGTTAAAAAGTTGGTCATCAAAGGTCTTACAAAATTAGCTCCTGTCGCTAAATTATCAAAATGGGGATTGGTAAAACCAACACAAGACGAGAAAGCTCTCGTTAAAGGCTTTGGTCAATTTGCCTATTTCTTAGTTATCGTGTTCTTCCTACCAGCTATCCTTTCTGGTCTTGGAGTATCAAGTGTGGTTGATCCAATCTCAAACATGTTTGCTAAATTCTTTGGTTTCTTACCAAATGCTGTAGCAGCTGGTCTTATCCTGTTCGTTGGTGTCTTCCTCTGCAAGTTCGTTAAGAACCTCGTTAGCAGCCTCTTGGTGAAATTGCCATTTGAAAAATGGATGAGTAAACTCTTCGATCAAGATGTGGATCAAGCTAAAGTTAACGAAATTAAAATCGCTGATGTGTTGTCATCAATCGTTTACGTTCTTCTCTTCATCCCAATCCTAACACTAGCTCTTGAAACCCTTGGCATCAAATCACTTTCTGAACCAATTGTTAGCTTATTAAACCAAGTCATCAGCTTCATTCCAAACATCTTGGTTGCTGTTGTTCTCTTAGCAATCGGTGGCTTCATCGCTAAATTGCTTAGCAACTTGCTTGAAAAAGTGCTTAAGGCATCAGGTATCGATAAATATTCACAATATTTGAGCGTTAAAGGTCAAGCTGACTACCAAATTTCAACTGTCCTTGCTAACATCGTTAGTGCTATTATCTTAGTTTTCTTCTTTGTACAAGCACTTGCAACACTTAACCTTTCTGTTCTTAACACCATCGGTCTTGCAGTAATTGCTTACCTTCCTGCTGTTATCAGTTCACTAGCAATTCTTGGTCTTGCTATCGTTCTAGGTAATGTTCTTGCTGGATTTATTGCTAAATCTACAAGCAGCAAAGCTCTTGGCGAAGTTGTTCGTTATGGTTTGATTGCTCTTGCTATTTTTATGGCACTTGATCAATTAAACATTGCTCAAACCATCGTTCAAACAACATTCACTATCATCCTTGGTGCTGTTGCCGTTGCTTTCGCCCTTGCCTTTGGTCTTGGTGGTAAAGACTTTGCAGCTCGTCAACTTGAGAAATTAGAAAATTTCCTTAACAAGAAATAA
- a CDS encoding YidH family protein: MNKSNQTIKQSYSDELAERRTALAQNRSFLATERTFAAWIRTGFSLAGVGISFASFLQGVTSELVANSIGIMLDLLGMLTFVYAWIEYKMSYHFIKNIYDEATIPRQQFRLNFIYGTVLITVLLLISILGLIIIVF; the protein is encoded by the coding sequence ATGAATAAATCGAACCAAACTATCAAGCAATCCTATAGTGACGAGCTCGCTGAAAGAAGAACAGCTCTCGCACAAAATCGTTCATTTTTAGCAACTGAAAGAACATTTGCAGCCTGGATTCGAACAGGCTTTTCTTTAGCAGGTGTTGGCATTTCGTTTGCCTCATTTTTGCAAGGGGTGACTAGTGAGCTTGTCGCTAATAGCATTGGAATTATGCTAGATTTGTTAGGAATGCTAACCTTTGTTTATGCATGGATAGAGTACAAAATGAGCTATCATTTTATTAAAAATATTTATGATGAGGCAACTATTCCTAGACAGCAATTTCGTCTTAATTTTATCTATGGAACAGTTTTAATAACTGTTCTTTTGCTAATCAGTATTTTGGGATTAATTATTATAGTTTTTTAA
- the rpmG gene encoding 50S ribosomal protein L33, with product MRVKINLKCSECGSKNYLTSKNKVTHPDKIQVPKYCPKERKVTLHLES from the coding sequence GTGCGCGTTAAGATTAATTTAAAATGCAGTGAATGCGGAAGCAAGAATTATTTGACCAGTAAAAATAAGGTTACTCATCCAGACAAAATACAAGTTCCTAAATATTGTCCTAAGGAACGTAAAGTAACCTTACACCTTGAATCTTAA
- the mutM gene encoding DNA-formamidopyrimidine glycosylase yields the protein MPELPEVETVRRGLEKHVVGKSIQDIRFAFAKIAVTGVDSFRPLIDGQMTIQAMRRRGKYLIFDFGHLLLISHLRMEGKYLMFENQESIPNNKHFHVFFTFTDQSVLIYQDVRKFGTMEILLPSQEEAYFNAKKLGPEPTKKTFKYAPFERALLSSPKKIKPYLLDQSLVAGLGNIYVDEVLWAAKVHPLRISSGLKKAEIKRLHDETIRILQLGIEKGGSTIRTYRNALGEDGTMQQFLKVYGMTGQPCPRCGTAIVKIQVGGRGSHYCPKCQKL from the coding sequence ATGCCTGAACTTCCTGAGGTTGAGACGGTTCGTCGTGGTTTGGAGAAGCATGTGGTTGGAAAGTCTATCCAAGACATTCGCTTTGCTTTTGCTAAGATTGCGGTGACGGGGGTAGATTCTTTTCGTCCATTAATTGATGGTCAGATGACTATTCAAGCCATGCGCCGTCGTGGAAAATATTTGATTTTTGATTTTGGTCATTTGCTATTGATTTCGCACTTGCGGATGGAGGGCAAGTATCTCATGTTTGAGAATCAAGAGAGTATTCCTAATAACAAGCATTTTCATGTCTTTTTCACCTTTACAGATCAGTCTGTCTTGATTTATCAAGATGTGCGTAAGTTTGGGACTATGGAGATACTTTTGCCGTCGCAAGAAGAAGCCTATTTCAACGCTAAGAAATTAGGTCCTGAGCCAACCAAGAAAACCTTTAAATACGCTCCTTTCGAGCGAGCTCTGCTATCGTCTCCTAAAAAAATCAAGCCCTATCTTTTGGATCAATCCCTGGTAGCAGGCTTGGGAAATATCTATGTGGATGAGGTGCTCTGGGCAGCCAAGGTGCATCCATTGCGGATCAGCTCTGGTCTCAAAAAAGCTGAAATCAAACGTCTGCATGATGAAACGATTCGTATCTTGCAGTTAGGTATTGAAAAGGGTGGGTCAACTATTCGGACTTATCGCAATGCTTTGGGCGAAGATGGAACCATGCAGCAGTTTTTAAAGGTCTATGGCATGACAGGTCAACCTTGTCCGCGTTGTGGAACTGCAATTGTTAAAATTCAAGTAGGAGGAAGGGGCAGTCACTATTGTCCCAAGTGCCAAAAACTATGA
- the ybeY gene encoding rRNA maturation RNase YbeY: protein MYVEMIDETGQVSEEIKKQTLDLLEFAAEKTGKADKEMAVTFVTNERSHELNLEYRDTDRPTDVISLEYKPENPIIFDEEDLAENPELAEMMEEFDAYIGELFISIDKAREQAEEYGHSFEREMGFLAVHGFLHINGYDHYTPEEEAEMFGLQEEILSAYGLTRQ, encoded by the coding sequence ATGTATGTAGAGATGATTGACGAGACGGGACAAGTCTCCGAAGAGATCAAGAAGCAAACACTTGATTTGCTTGAATTTGCGGCTGAAAAAACTGGGAAAGCTGACAAGGAAATGGCTGTTACTTTTGTGACTAATGAGCGCAGTCACGAGTTAAATTTGGAGTATCGTGATACGGATCGCCCAACAGACGTTATCAGCTTGGAGTATAAACCAGAAAATCCTATCATTTTTGATGAGGAGGATTTGGCAGAAAATCCTGAGTTAGCTGAGATGATGGAAGAGTTTGATGCCTATATTGGTGAGCTTTTTATTTCCATCGATAAGGCGCGTGAGCAAGCTGAGGAGTATGGGCATTCTTTTGAGCGTGAAATGGGATTCTTGGCCGTTCATGGATTCCTTCATATCAATGGTTATGACCATTACACACCGGAAGAAGAAGCAGAGATGTTTGGACTACAGGAAGAGATTTTAAGCGCCTATGGACTCACAAGACAATAA
- a CDS encoding 8-oxo-dGTP diphosphatase encodes MPRSEDVILTNMCLVEDKDDNCVVQIRDPKRYDWSGAVFPGGHIEKGESLHDAVVREVLEETGLTISNPELVGVKHFQTRGDKIRYLVFLYRTSDFLGTLTSSEEGEVKWVSRQDLLAGKIDLADSMDEMFPVFFDQTSSELFYERNDNDDLVRKYF; translated from the coding sequence ATGCCACGTAGTGAAGATGTGATTTTAACCAATATGTGTCTGGTTGAGGACAAGGACGATAATTGTGTCGTTCAAATCAGAGATCCCAAGCGTTATGATTGGTCTGGAGCTGTCTTTCCAGGTGGTCATATTGAAAAAGGTGAAAGCCTACACGATGCTGTCGTTCGTGAAGTTTTAGAAGAGACTGGTTTAACCATTTCAAATCCTGAACTGGTTGGGGTCAAACACTTTCAAACGAGGGGAGACAAGATTAGATACTTGGTCTTCTTATATCGAACATCTGATTTTTTAGGGACGCTGACTTCTTCTGAAGAAGGGGAAGTCAAGTGGGTGTCTCGCCAGGACTTATTGGCAGGCAAAATTGACTTAGCAGATTCCATGGACGAGATGTTTCCTGTTTTCTTCGATCAGACGTCATCTGAACTCTTTTATGAACGGAATGATAATGATGACTTAGTAAGGAAGTATTTTTAA
- a CDS encoding NUDIX hydrolase → MPLDYVSYIRSKVGQDKIFLNFAAGILCDEDGRVLLQLRGDSQNWGVIAGIMELGESSADAVVREFFEETGILVEPVKLLNVHTNFETVFPNGDAAQTVGVLYQVRATKLYSIDHFANEETLQLAFFSAEEIANLDLFSSQQKVMLEEYFSGQFQVGR, encoded by the coding sequence ATCCCGCTAGATTATGTTTCCTATATCCGGTCCAAAGTGGGTCAGGATAAGATTTTTCTCAATTTTGCTGCAGGTATTTTATGTGATGAGGATGGCAGAGTTCTCTTGCAATTAAGGGGAGACAGTCAAAATTGGGGTGTTATTGCTGGCATCATGGAATTGGGCGAAAGTTCGGCAGATGCTGTGGTTCGTGAATTTTTTGAAGAAACAGGTATTCTTGTCGAACCGGTCAAACTGTTAAATGTTCACACAAACTTTGAAACAGTGTTTCCAAATGGTGATGCAGCTCAAACAGTGGGTGTTTTATACCAAGTAAGGGCGACCAAATTATATTCCATTGACCACTTTGCAAATGAGGAGACCCTTCAGTTAGCTTTCTTTTCGGCAGAAGAGATTGCAAATTTAGACCTATTCAGCTCGCAACAAAAGGTGATGCTAGAAGAGTATTTTTCAGGACAATTCCAAGTAGGACGATAG
- the yczE gene encoding membrane protein YczE, with protein sequence MSKSKVIPLMPWTAEGFWDFNPKSLVVLVIGLVLFGLGEACLVLANLGSTPWTVLSQGLSQQFQIPLGFMTFIISGLALLSWIPIRIKPGIGTVLNMIIIAWVLGMVVETVDGPESLLGRVVLTFIGIFLVGLASSIYLTCHMGAGPRDGLMVGLCQLTGWRVSVVRTGIEVTVSLLGWLLGGTLGIGTVLFAIGWAMQFSLTLLLTFFGETKA encoded by the coding sequence ATGTCGAAAAGTAAGGTGATTCCGCTCATGCCGTGGACGGCAGAGGGTTTCTGGGATTTTAATCCTAAATCTTTGGTGGTTTTAGTGATTGGTCTGGTTTTATTTGGATTAGGAGAAGCTTGCCTGGTTCTGGCAAATCTGGGGTCAACACCCTGGACAGTCTTATCACAAGGCTTATCACAACAATTTCAGATTCCCTTAGGGTTTATGACCTTTATCATTTCTGGTTTGGCGCTTTTATCATGGATTCCGATTAGGATTAAACCGGGTATTGGAACTGTTTTGAATATGATTATCATTGCTTGGGTATTAGGCATGGTTGTCGAGACAGTTGATGGTCCAGAATCTTTGTTGGGTCGTGTGGTTTTGACCTTTATTGGAATCTTTCTGGTAGGTTTGGCCTCATCCATCTATCTGACTTGTCATATGGGTGCTGGGCCTCGTGATGGTCTCATGGTTGGTCTTTGCCAATTGACTGGCTGGCGTGTGTCGGTTGTTAGAACTGGGATTGAAGTAACTGTTAGCCTCTTAGGTTGGTTACTTGGTGGCACCTTGGGCATCGGTACCGTGCTATTTGCTATTGGTTGGGCCATGCAGTTTTCTTTAACACTTCTTTTGACATTTTTCGGGGAGACAAAGGCCTAA
- a CDS encoding helicase HerA-like domain-containing protein yields MTEIQVGVGKEPIMMQLNMLNRHGLIAGATGTGKTVTLKVLAEQLSLAGVPVFLADIKGDLTNIAKEGALTDKLSQRLEKIGYKDFEPQAFPVRLWDVLGQAGHPVRATISEMGPLMLSRLLGLNDTQEGILNIVFKIADEKGWLLIDLKDLQAILKEVYDHASDYSAIYGNIAKQSVSAIQRSLLVLEQEGGEVFFGEPALELTDFIVTDDKGQGIVNILNATKLFQSPTLYATFLMWMLAELYETLPEVGDLDKPKFVFFFDEAHLLFKDAPKAFVEKVEQMVRLIRSKGVGIFFITQNPLDLPESILAQLGNRVQHALRAYTPKEIKAVKTAADTFRQNPAIDTAEAITSLEVGEALISFLTPDAQPAVVERGFIIPPKSSFDVLSAMEIQVLINQSDLYDKYTEAVDRESAYEILAAKVADEAAQKAAEDKKKADEKAAKEAEKEERRRARKPKSEFEKARDAFVNSAIRTVSRELVRGILGSLRKR; encoded by the coding sequence ATGACAGAAATTCAGGTTGGTGTTGGGAAAGAACCGATTATGATGCAGTTGAACATGCTAAATCGTCATGGGCTTATTGCAGGTGCAACAGGTACTGGTAAAACAGTAACCTTGAAAGTTCTAGCTGAACAGTTGAGTTTAGCTGGTGTTCCAGTCTTTTTAGCAGATATTAAGGGTGATTTGACGAATATTGCTAAAGAAGGAGCTTTAACGGATAAGCTCAGTCAACGGTTGGAAAAAATTGGTTATAAGGATTTTGAACCACAAGCTTTTCCAGTACGTCTTTGGGATGTTTTAGGGCAAGCTGGACACCCAGTTAGAGCAACCATCAGCGAGATGGGGCCTTTGATGTTATCGCGCCTTTTAGGTCTCAATGATACGCAAGAAGGTATTTTAAATATTGTCTTTAAGATTGCGGATGAAAAAGGCTGGCTCTTAATTGATTTAAAAGACTTGCAGGCTATTTTAAAAGAAGTCTATGACCATGCCAGCGATTATTCAGCGATTTATGGTAATATTGCCAAGCAATCGGTTTCGGCTATCCAACGCAGTCTCTTGGTTTTAGAACAAGAAGGTGGCGAGGTCTTTTTTGGTGAGCCGGCTTTGGAGTTGACAGACTTTATCGTGACTGATGATAAAGGACAAGGGATTGTTAATATCCTCAATGCAACCAAACTTTTTCAGTCTCCAACCCTCTATGCGACCTTTCTCATGTGGATGTTGGCTGAACTCTATGAAACCTTACCAGAAGTGGGTGATTTAGACAAGCCTAAGTTTGTTTTCTTCTTCGATGAAGCTCATCTCTTGTTTAAAGATGCCCCTAAAGCATTCGTGGAAAAAGTCGAACAAATGGTCCGTTTGATTCGTTCCAAAGGTGTGGGAATTTTCTTTATCACACAAAATCCTTTGGACTTGCCAGAAAGTATCTTAGCTCAGCTGGGTAATCGTGTGCAGCACGCTCTTCGTGCCTACACACCTAAGGAAATCAAGGCGGTTAAAACGGCGGCAGATACCTTTAGACAAAATCCTGCCATTGATACTGCGGAAGCAATTACCAGTCTCGAAGTCGGGGAAGCACTGATCTCCTTCTTGACTCCGGATGCTCAACCAGCGGTAGTGGAACGAGGGTTTATCATTCCACCAAAATCCAGTTTTGATGTCTTATCAGCCATGGAAATACAGGTGTTGATAAATCAATCGGATCTGTATGATAAGTACACAGAAGCTGTTGATCGTGAATCTGCTTACGAAATCTTAGCTGCTAAAGTGGCAGACGAGGCTGCTCAAAAAGCTGCTGAAGACAAGAAAAAAGCTGATGAGAAGGCAGCTAAGGAAGCTGAGAAGGAAGAAAGACGCAGGGCGCGTAAGCCCAAGTCAGAATTTGAGAAAGCGCGTGATGCCTTTGTCAATTCAGCCATCCGAACCGTCAGCCGTGAGCTGGTTCGAGGTATCTTGGGCAGTTTGAGAAAACGGTAA
- a CDS encoding NUDIX hydrolase, whose translation MSQDYISYIRSKVGHDKVIINFAGGILANQDGKVLLQLRGDKKTWAIPGGAMELGESSLDTAVREFYEETGIEVQVKRLLNVYTNFDEVYPNGDQVQTVVFIYELTATEIGDISDFHNEETLKVAFFTKEEIDQLESISDKHRLMLKEYFANDFQLGR comes from the coding sequence ATGTCACAAGATTATATTTCCTATATCCGCTCCAAAGTTGGGCATGACAAGGTGATTATCAACTTTGCTGGGGGCATTTTGGCAAATCAGGACGGAAAAGTTCTTCTCCAGCTGAGAGGTGATAAAAAAACTTGGGCAATTCCGGGTGGTGCCATGGAGTTGGGGGAATCCTCACTTGATACAGCTGTTCGTGAGTTTTATGAAGAAACAGGGATTGAGGTCCAAGTCAAGCGTTTGTTGAATGTCTATACAAATTTTGACGAAGTCTATCCCAACGGTGACCAAGTCCAAACAGTTGTTTTCATTTATGAACTGACAGCGACAGAGATTGGAGATATCAGTGATTTTCATAATGAAGAAACGCTGAAAGTAGCCTTTTTTACAAAAGAAGAAATTGACCAGCTAGAGAGTATTTCTGATAAACATCGTTTGATGTTAAAAGAATATTTTGCCAATGACTTTCAGTTAGGACGATAA
- the secG gene encoding preprotein translocase subunit SecG, producing MYNLLLTALLVISVVLVIAIFMQPQKNPGSNVFDSGGSEALFERSKARGFEAFMQRFTGILVFFWLLIAFLLVVLSSR from the coding sequence ATGTATAATTTGCTATTAACAGCACTCTTGGTGATTTCGGTTGTATTAGTGATTGCAATTTTTATGCAACCACAAAAAAATCCAGGCAGCAATGTATTTGATAGTGGTGGGTCTGAAGCCCTTTTTGAACGTTCTAAAGCGCGTGGCTTTGAAGCTTTTATGCAACGTTTCACAGGGATTCTCGTCTTCTTTTGGCTATTAATCGCATTTTTACTGGTAGTATTATCAAGTCGTTAA
- a CDS encoding multidrug efflux MFS transporter — MIRIPIAVDWKKNLKIAWFGSFLAGASFSLVMPFMPLYVEQLGAKPGLVELYSGLAVSLSALASGLFAPMWGRLADRYGRKPMMIRASFVMTLTMGGLAFVHSVFWLLVLRLLNGMFAGFIPNSNALIASQAPQDKTGYALGTLATGVIGGSLIGPLFGGFLAELIGIKNVFLLVGFLLLMVCLMTIFMIEEDFKPVARVDAWSTKELFDRIKDKQMLVGLFVTSMIIQISAQSVAPILTLYIRHLGQTENLMFVSGAIVSALGFSSMISSSRLGKAGDRIGNHRLILMGLLYCSIIYLFLARSETSLELGIWRFLFGFGTGALMPSVNALLTRLTPKEGISRIFSYNQMFTNFGQVIGPFVGSAVAAGMGYRSVFYVTSAIVFFNFIWSLINFRKYLTTKEI, encoded by the coding sequence ATGATTAGGATTCCTATAGCAGTTGATTGGAAAAAGAATCTCAAAATAGCTTGGTTCGGTAGTTTTCTTGCTGGAGCAAGCTTTTCACTTGTCATGCCATTTATGCCTCTTTATGTGGAGCAATTAGGTGCTAAACCCGGTTTAGTTGAATTGTACTCTGGTTTGGCAGTTTCTCTATCTGCCCTTGCATCGGGTTTATTTGCTCCTATGTGGGGAAGGTTAGCCGACCGTTATGGACGTAAACCCATGATGATTCGTGCTAGTTTTGTCATGACTTTGACCATGGGGGGATTGGCTTTTGTCCATAGTGTTTTTTGGCTACTGGTTTTACGTCTTTTAAATGGAATGTTTGCTGGTTTTATCCCCAATTCCAATGCTTTGATTGCTTCACAAGCGCCGCAAGATAAGACGGGTTATGCTTTGGGAACCTTAGCCACTGGTGTTATCGGAGGTAGCTTGATTGGGCCGCTATTTGGTGGTTTTCTGGCTGAATTGATCGGTATCAAAAATGTCTTTCTCTTAGTCGGTTTTCTTCTCTTGATGGTTTGTCTGATGACGATTTTTATGATTGAAGAGGACTTTAAACCAGTCGCTCGAGTAGATGCTTGGTCAACTAAAGAATTATTTGATCGTATTAAAGATAAACAAATGCTTGTTGGGCTCTTTGTGACTAGCATGATTATCCAAATTTCTGCCCAGTCAGTGGCTCCTATTTTGACGCTTTATATCCGTCATTTAGGGCAAACTGAGAATCTCATGTTTGTTTCAGGTGCCATTGTTTCAGCATTGGGTTTTTCAAGTATGATTTCAAGTTCGCGACTTGGTAAAGCTGGTGATAGGATTGGGAATCACCGCCTGATTTTGATGGGATTGCTCTATTGTTCCATTATTTATCTCTTTCTAGCTAGGTCTGAAACCAGTTTAGAACTTGGTATTTGGCGCTTTCTCTTTGGCTTTGGGACAGGTGCTCTTATGCCTAGTGTTAATGCTTTATTGACTCGTTTGACACCTAAGGAAGGGATTTCTCGGATCTTTTCCTATAATCAGATGTTTACTAATTTTGGCCAGGTTATCGGTCCATTCGTTGGTTCTGCAGTGGCAGCTGGTATGGGTTACCGTTCAGTCTTTTATGTCACCAGTGCTATTGTCTTTTTCAATTTTATTTGGAGTCTTATTAACTTCAGAAAATATCTGACAACAAAGGAAATTTAA